Part of the Nostoc sp. ATCC 53789 genome, GATCGGAAATGGGTACACATCGCTTAGTGCGGATTTCTCCTTTTAATGCCAACGGTAAGCGACAAACCAGTTTTGCAGGGGTGGAAGTGATGCCACAGATTGATAACTCTGTGCAATTAGACATTCCAGATAAGGATTTGGAAATCACCACAACTCGTTCTGGTGGTAAAGGTGGGCAAAACGTCAACAAAGTAGAAACTGCGGTGCGGATAGTTCACCTTCCTACTGGTCTTGCCGTGCGCTGTACAGAAGAGCGATCGCAGTTGCAAAATAAAGAGAAAGCCCTAAATCGCCTCAAAGCAAAGCTTTTGGTCATCGCCAAAGAGCAACGCGCCCAAGAAATTGCCGAAATTCGTGGCGATATGGTAGAGGCTTCCTGGGGAAACCAAATCCGTAATTATGTATTTCACCCTTACCAAATGGTGAAAGACTTACGTACAAATACAGAAACAACGGCGATTGGCGATGTGATGAATGGCGAACTTGATCCATTCATTCAAGCTTATCTGCGCCAAGAAAACAAATTAGTAGAAAACCCTGACTCATAATTTGGGATTATTTGCAAGTGCTAAGTAATGATTTTTTAACATTACTTAGCACTTTTGATTTTTGAGGATTTTAGATTGGCGCGTTTTGAGAGAAATTTCTGAGTAATATGCAAGCGATCGCCATTCTATCCCAGACCACTGTTACAGTTATAAAAGAGTCTGTAGACAAATAACTATGAGCAACTCTCCTTCAACAGAACCTCAACCTAGCTACGTAAAACTCGCCATGCGAAACATGGTGCGGAAGGGTGCAACTTCCCTAAAGCATTTTGCGTTGACAGCCGTAGGGCTTTTAGCTCTCCTTGTTGGTCTTGCTTACTTAACTCACTAAGCTAGTCATTAGTCATTAGTCATTAGTCATTAATTATATTTAAAAGGACAGATGACCAATGACAAAGGACAAAGGACAGTCAACCCTAAACCTCAGATAAGGAGACTATGTGCCCCTGAGCGTTGAACTATATGTGGAGGATTCTTTTTACGATTTGTCCCCGACAACATCTGTAAAAATTGCTGACACTGATACTCGAATTCCTCCTGAAACTTGGGAAAATTGGTTTAATCAGTGGTTGGAAATACTTCAACCTCAAATTCCGCCAGCACCAAGTTATGAAATTGGGCTGCGTTTGACAGATGACTCGCAAATTCAAGAACTGAATGCTCAGTATCGTCAACAAGATAAGCCTACAGACGTTTTAGCTTTTGCTGCTTTAGAAGTGGATTTTCCGCAAAGCAAAGAAATGCTTGCATCTGTACCATTATACTTAGGTGATATTATCGTGTCTGTAGATACAGCACAGCGTCAAGCTAACCAGCAGGAACATAGCTTACCAACTGAACTAGCTTGGTTAGCATCTCACGGTTTATTACACCTGTTGGGCTGGGATCATCCTGATGAAGAAAGTTTGGGGCGAATGTTAAAACAGCAAGTAAGATTGCTGAACGCAATAGGTATTGCTATTGACATGGAATAGCAGTAGTTATGTGTTCTTAATGTTAATTTTGGGTAATACTTTTATAATACTTCTGTGCAAATTTGCTTAAAGATTGCCTCAAAGTTAATTCTGCCATTAAGATCGGCGAATATTCCCACTGTAGCAACTCTATTTTTGTATTTTTAAGTCTATGTCCCCAAAAATTTCTTCATCACCAACGCCTACCTCGTTACAAACACTGGTGTCTAACGAACGGGAATTTTCCTGGAAAGTAGCCTCTAATTTATTTGTTAGTTTTAAATATGCCTGGGCTGGAATCAGCTATAGTTTTCAAACTCAACGTAATTTTCGCATCCACGTAAGCGTTTGTGCTTTAGCGATCGGTTTAAGCGTATTTTTGCACCTGCAAGCTGTAGAAATAGCGGTAATTGGTATAACTAGTGGTTTAGTTTTGGCATTAGAGTTACTAAATACAGCGATCGAGTCTCTTGTGGACTTAACCGTTAAGCAGACATATCATGAATTGGCAAAAATCGCTAAAGATTGTGCAGCTGGTGCAGTTCTTGTCTCTGCTTTGGTAGCGGTGCTGGTAGCTGGTACGCTATTGCTCCCTCCTCTGGTAAGGTTAATTATATCCGCTTTGTAAATATGATTTGCGTAGGCGTAGCCCAACCCAGGGATCGCCAAGTGACTTGGTAAGAGGATCGCACTCTACCCAATTCACTGTAGAGAAGACATTTTAATAAATTAAAAATTTAAGAAGTGGCTTGTTATAAAGTAGCCGCTTCATATTTATGTGTCTACGTTAGCGTTATTTTTATATCTAGCGAACAATATAGTATCAGTAATCTGATGAGAGCTAAAAACCAGGAGTGATGAGCTTTGATTATAGTTATCGACAATTACGACAGTTTTACATATAACTTAGTGCAATATCTGGGAGAATTAGCAGCAGAATTCTCAGTAGCAAATGATATTAAAGTTTTTCGTAACGACAAGATATCCATAGATGAGATTCGTGCATTAAAGCCGGAAGCCGTAGTTATTTCTCCTGGGCCTGGCCGCCCGGAAGATGCGGGTATATCCTTAGAATTGATTGAACAGCTAGGACAAGATTTGCCAATTTTAGGTGTCTGTTTGGGACATCAAAGCATCGGCCAAGTATTCGGTGGTAAAATAATTCCTGCTCCAGAGTTGATGCATGGCAAAACCTCTCAGGTATCTCACACTGGGGTGGGGGTTTTTCGGGGATTAGAAAATCCTCTCATCGCCACTAGGTATCATAGTTTGGTAATCGAACGTGAGACTTGCCCAGATGTGTTAGAAATCACCGCTTGGGTTGAAGATAACACCATCATGGGAGTGCGACACCGGAACTATCCTCACATTCAGGGTGTCCAGTTTCACCCAGAGAGTGTCCTGACATCTTCAGGAAAACAGTTATTACGAAATTTTCTCGAACAGTTACAGTCAAGAGCATAATTAATGAAACGACGACAGTTGATGGGCTATGCTGGGGCGGGTTTGGCCACAGCTTTAGTTACTACCTTGGGTTCTAAATCTCAAGCTGACGCACAATCTAGCGGTTTATCAGTTCAGTGGTTGGGTCATACTTGCTTTCTTTTTACTGGTGGTGGTGCAAAAATTCTCGTCAATCCATTTCGGACGGTTGGCTGTACTGCTAAATATCGAATACCAAAAGTTGCAGCAGATTTGGTACTGATTAGCAGTCAATTGCTGGATGAAGGTGCGGTGGACGTACTACCGGGAAATGCAAAACTCATCTACGAACCAGGAGTTTATGAGTTTAAAGGTATTAAGTTCCAAGGAATTGCCATAGACCACGATCGCAAAGGTGGTAAGCAATTTGGCTCAAATACTGCTTGGAGTTGGAAGCAAGGCGGGATTAATATCTTACACTTAGGGGGAGCCGCTGCACCTATTTCCATTGAGCAAAAAATCTTGATGGGACGACCCGATGTATTATTCATTCCGGTGGGAGGCAGCGCAAAAGCCTACAATGCTCAAGAAGCAAAGCAGGCTATTCAAGTATTAAATCCCAAGCTGGTGATTCCGACCCATTATCGGACACAGGCGGCTGATGCTGCTAAGTGCGATATTTCACCACTTGATGATTTTTTGACCTTAATGCAAGGTACGACAGTGCGGCGTAGCAATGGAGATAGTGTTTCCATTAGCCCTGGTAAATTGCCAGAAAAGAGTGAAATTCAGGTTTTGACTTACAAGTTTTGAATAAAAGGGACTGAGAAAGAACAAGGGGAAGCAGGGGGAGAATAATGACTTCTACCTCCTACCTCCTGAATTCAGAATTCTGAATGTTGAATTCTGATTTTAGAATGTATACCACTGTGGGCCAAGCTTATCTGCATCGCTGATGGGATTCTCAACGGCTGTTGTTCCATCTATAGTCCAAATGTTGTCTGAACCTGCGGTCTGATCGCGCCAGTAGATATCGGTCTTACCGTCGCCGTTGAAGTCACCAAGAGATGGTGTCAAAGCTGCGTTATTGGTCGGTAAGAAAGCTTCAGTCGCAACTGTTGTACCATCCATCAACCAAGCGGTGTTCGCGCCTGTGGTTCCATTGTGCCAGAAGATATCGGTCTTACCATCACCGTTGAAATCACCAATTTTGGAAGTCCAGGATGAGTCAAGTGTTCCCAAAGCGCCTTCTGTGACTAAGATGCCTCTCATCGTCCAAACCTTGTTTTCACCGGTTTGAGCGTTTCTCCACAGAATGTCAGTGCTTAAATCGCCGTTGAAATCACCAAGGCTAGCAGTCCAGGCTGCATCTTGGGATTGCAGCGCAAATTCAGTCTTTTGGGCACCATCCATAAACCAAGCGCTGTTATCGCCAGTTGTCCCATTGCGCCAGAAAATATCGCTCTTGCCATTGCCATCGAAATCAACAATGGTAGGAGTTAGAGCTGTGTCTGTAGTGTCTAGAACAGTTGCAGTGAGAACTGTGGTGCCATCCATCTCCCAAATAGCGTTCTCACCGGTTGTAGCATTGTGCCAGAAGATATCGGTTTTGCGATCGCCATTGAAATCCCCAATCTGAGGACTCCAGGCTGCATCAACGCTAGATAGAGCAGCCGCAGAACCAACTCTAGTTCCATCCATCAGCACAATGCTGTTCTCACCTGTTGTCTTATTGCGTAATAAGAAGTCGGTTTTACCATCAGCATTGAAATCAGCAATTTTGTAATCATAGGCGGATAGGTCAAATTGACCCAAAGAACCCTGTTCGACAACTTTTGTGCCATCCATCAACCGAATAATAATCTCACCAGTTGTAGAATCGACCCAAACTTTATCTGTTTTGCCATCACCGTTGAAGTCAGGAACAATCGCCGCACTGGTTAAGTAAGGATTAGGATTAGGATTTGCTGACACCACAGCAGATTGTTGTGGTTGGTAGGAACTCTTACTCCCCAAAAACGAATCAGAATTTAGAGGAGTTACGCTATCAAGAGGAGATGATAATGCTTGTATTTTTTCGGAAGTTTGTGTCCATTGTGCATTCAAAGTTTTTGAAGTATTTT contains:
- a CDS encoding DUF3285 domain-containing protein → MSNSPSTEPQPSYVKLAMRNMVRKGATSLKHFALTAVGLLALLVGLAYLTH
- the ybeY gene encoding rRNA maturation RNase YbeY, whose translation is MSVELYVEDSFYDLSPTTSVKIADTDTRIPPETWENWFNQWLEILQPQIPPAPSYEIGLRLTDDSQIQELNAQYRQQDKPTDVLAFAALEVDFPQSKEMLASVPLYLGDIIVSVDTAQRQANQQEHSLPTELAWLASHGLLHLLGWDHPDEESLGRMLKQQVRLLNAIGIAIDME
- a CDS encoding diacylglycerol kinase family protein yields the protein MSPKISSSPTPTSLQTLVSNEREFSWKVASNLFVSFKYAWAGISYSFQTQRNFRIHVSVCALAIGLSVFLHLQAVEIAVIGITSGLVLALELLNTAIESLVDLTVKQTYHELAKIAKDCAAGAVLVSALVAVLVAGTLLLPPLVRLIISAL
- a CDS encoding aminodeoxychorismate/anthranilate synthase component II gives rise to the protein MIIVIDNYDSFTYNLVQYLGELAAEFSVANDIKVFRNDKISIDEIRALKPEAVVISPGPGRPEDAGISLELIEQLGQDLPILGVCLGHQSIGQVFGGKIIPAPELMHGKTSQVSHTGVGVFRGLENPLIATRYHSLVIERETCPDVLEITAWVEDNTIMGVRHRNYPHIQGVQFHPESVLTSSGKQLLRNFLEQLQSRA
- a CDS encoding MBL fold metallo-hydrolase, whose protein sequence is MKRRQLMGYAGAGLATALVTTLGSKSQADAQSSGLSVQWLGHTCFLFTGGGAKILVNPFRTVGCTAKYRIPKVAADLVLISSQLLDEGAVDVLPGNAKLIYEPGVYEFKGIKFQGIAIDHDRKGGKQFGSNTAWSWKQGGINILHLGGAAAPISIEQKILMGRPDVLFIPVGGSAKAYNAQEAKQAIQVLNPKLVIPTHYRTQAADAAKCDISPLDDFLTLMQGTTVRRSNGDSVSISPGKLPEKSEIQVLTYKF
- a CDS encoding VCBS repeat-containing protein produces the protein MFGTQNTSKTLNAQWTQTSEKIQALSSPLDSVTPLNSDSFLGSKSSYQPQQSAVVSANPNPNPYLTSAAIVPDFNGDGKTDKVWVDSTTGEIIIRLMDGTKVVEQGSLGQFDLSAYDYKIADFNADGKTDFLLRNKTTGENSIVLMDGTRVGSAAALSSVDAAWSPQIGDFNGDRKTDIFWHNATTGENAIWEMDGTTVLTATVLDTTDTALTPTIVDFDGNGKSDIFWRNGTTGDNSAWFMDGAQKTEFALQSQDAAWTASLGDFNGDLSTDILWRNAQTGENKVWTMRGILVTEGALGTLDSSWTSKIGDFNGDGKTDIFWHNGTTGANTAWLMDGTTVATEAFLPTNNAALTPSLGDFNGDGKTDIYWRDQTAGSDNIWTIDGTTAVENPISDADKLGPQWYTF